A single window of Sphingobacterium sp. ML3W DNA harbors:
- a CDS encoding pyridoxal-phosphate dependent enzyme codes for MWYNNILETIGNTPLVKLNKITKDLKGTILAKIETSNPGNSIKDRMALKMIEDAEQAGLLKPGGTIIEGTSGNTGMGLAMAAVVKGYKCIFTTTDKQSKEKVDALRAFGAEVIVCPTNVDPEDPRSYYSVSSRLEREVPNSWKANQYDNPSNAQAHYEQTGPEIWEQTEGKITHLVVGVGTGGTISGTARYLREQNPNIKVWGIDTYGSVFKKYKETGVFDKDEIYPYITEGVGEDFLPQNVDFSLIDFFEKVTDKDAALMTRELARKEGIFAGNSAGAALAGLIQLKDSLNDDDVVVVIFHDHGSRYMGKMYNEDWLRERGFLEDEKLNAKSILKKRGEQAIVTADVNQTVFEAFNFMKTLNISQIPVTQQGMVVGKITESDILSALLENSSLRSSSVQEVMTKPFPFVDLNTSIDKISALINKETQAVLVEDDFGKINIITQYDIINAISEA; via the coding sequence ATGTGGTATAATAACATTTTAGAAACAATTGGAAACACCCCTCTTGTTAAACTAAACAAAATAACCAAAGATCTAAAAGGAACTATCCTCGCTAAAATAGAGACCAGCAATCCTGGAAACTCGATTAAAGATAGGATGGCACTTAAAATGATCGAAGATGCGGAGCAGGCAGGTTTATTGAAACCAGGGGGAACAATCATTGAAGGAACTTCTGGAAATACCGGAATGGGATTGGCAATGGCAGCAGTGGTCAAAGGCTATAAATGTATATTTACAACAACAGATAAGCAATCTAAAGAAAAAGTTGATGCACTGCGGGCTTTTGGAGCAGAGGTAATTGTGTGTCCAACAAATGTAGATCCCGAAGACCCTCGCTCCTACTATTCTGTTTCAAGTCGCTTAGAACGTGAAGTACCAAACAGCTGGAAAGCGAATCAATACGATAACCCATCAAATGCCCAAGCACATTATGAGCAAACGGGTCCTGAAATATGGGAACAAACGGAAGGAAAGATTACCCATCTTGTCGTTGGAGTGGGGACCGGTGGTACCATATCAGGCACAGCTCGATATTTAAGAGAGCAAAACCCCAATATCAAAGTATGGGGCATAGATACTTATGGTTCTGTTTTTAAAAAATATAAGGAAACGGGTGTTTTTGATAAAGATGAGATATACCCTTATATCACAGAGGGTGTAGGTGAAGATTTTCTTCCCCAAAATGTCGATTTTAGTTTGATTGATTTCTTTGAAAAAGTAACCGATAAAGATGCGGCTTTAATGACTCGAGAATTGGCGCGCAAAGAAGGAATTTTTGCAGGTAACTCAGCTGGTGCAGCTTTGGCTGGTCTTATTCAATTAAAGGACTCTTTAAATGATGATGATGTGGTGGTTGTAATCTTCCATGATCACGGTTCACGGTACATGGGTAAGATGTATAATGAGGATTGGCTGAGAGAAAGAGGGTTCTTAGAAGATGAGAAACTAAATGCGAAGAGCATATTGAAAAAAAGGGGCGAACAAGCGATTGTTACCGCAGATGTCAATCAAACTGTATTTGAAGCATTCAATTTCATGAAAACCCTAAATATTTCACAAATACCTGTAACGCAACAAGGGATGGTAGTTGGTAAAATAACTGAATCTGACATTCTCAGTGCCTTATTGGAAAATTCTTCACTCAGGTCATCATCTGTGCAAGAAGTAATGACAAAGCCTTTTCCCTTTGTTGATTTAAATACATCCATAGACAAGATATCAGCTTTAATTAACAAAGAAACGCAGGCAGTATTGGTAGAAGATGATTTTGGTAAAATTAATATCATAACACAATACGATATTATCAATGCAATTTCTGAAGCTTAA
- a CDS encoding AMP nucleosidase → MAKSKKNVDSPITPGLKSKEEIVHNWLPRYTGRPLEEFGEYILLTNFSKYITIFSEMHDDAPIYGEDKPMQSVTAGGITIINFGMGSPMAATVMDLLSAITPKAVLFLGKTGGLKKKIGVGELILPIAAIRGEGTSNDYFPAEVPSLPSFALQKAISTTIRDHSRDYWTGTVYTTNRRVWEHDKDFKKYLKSIRAMAVDMETATIFSVGFANKIPTGALLLVSDQPMIPEGVKTANSDVSVTAKYVDAHISIGIDALKQLKNNGLTVKHLKF, encoded by the coding sequence ATGGCAAAAAGTAAAAAAAATGTAGATAGTCCTATCACACCTGGTTTGAAATCCAAGGAAGAAATTGTTCACAACTGGTTGCCCCGATATACAGGAAGGCCCTTGGAAGAGTTTGGCGAATATATCCTACTTACGAACTTTTCAAAATATATCACTATTTTTTCTGAAATGCATGATGATGCCCCCATCTATGGAGAGGATAAACCTATGCAAAGTGTAACTGCGGGTGGTATCACCATTATCAATTTTGGTATGGGTAGTCCAATGGCAGCCACGGTAATGGATCTATTATCAGCCATTACACCAAAGGCTGTGCTTTTTTTAGGAAAAACCGGTGGATTGAAAAAGAAAATTGGTGTTGGAGAACTTATATTACCCATTGCTGCCATCCGTGGTGAGGGAACTTCAAATGATTATTTTCCTGCAGAAGTACCCTCCCTTCCATCTTTTGCATTACAAAAAGCAATTTCTACAACCATACGTGATCATTCAAGAGATTACTGGACAGGTACGGTTTACACGACAAACAGACGTGTTTGGGAACACGATAAAGATTTTAAAAAATATCTAAAATCCATACGTGCTATGGCAGTAGATATGGAAACCGCAACCATATTTAGTGTTGGATTTGCGAATAAAATTCCTACAGGGGCATTATTACTTGTTTCTGATCAACCTATGATTCCTGAAGGTGTTAAAACAGCAAATAGCGATGTCAGTGTAACCGCTAAATATGTAGATGCCCATATCAGTATCGGCATAGATGCACTTAAACAACTTAAAAATAATGGGCTGACAGTAAAGCACTTGAAATTCTAA
- the clpX gene encoding ATP-dependent Clp protease ATP-binding subunit ClpX: MAKNNNSGVHCSFCGMSKSDAQMLIAGDGAHICDRCINQAGEILAEELKQRKSKTLQTALKLIRPLEIKEHLDQYVIGQDDAKKVISVAVYNHYKRLNQKVDEDEIEIEKSNLIVVGETGTGKTLLAKTVAKILNVPFSIVDATVLTEAGYVGEDVESILTRLLQAADYDVAAAERGIIYIDEIDKVARKSDNPSITRDVSGEGVQQALLKILEGTVVNVPPQGGRKHPDQKMIAVNTSNILFICGGAFDGIQKKIANRLRTQTVGYRMNEDETEIDLKNLYKYITPQDLKSFGLIPELIGRLPVLTYLNPLDKETLLSILTVPKNALIKQYRKLFEYEGIELKFDAEVYNFIVDKADEFKLGARGLRSICEAIMLDAMFEIPTSKEKTNQKELHITLEYALKKFEKSDIKKLQVA; this comes from the coding sequence ATGGCTAAAAATAATAATAGTGGCGTTCACTGTTCCTTCTGTGGAATGAGTAAAAGTGACGCCCAAATGCTTATCGCTGGAGATGGCGCTCACATCTGTGACCGTTGTATCAATCAAGCTGGCGAAATTCTAGCGGAAGAATTGAAACAACGTAAAAGTAAAACATTACAAACTGCGTTAAAACTCATTCGTCCTTTAGAAATTAAAGAACACTTGGATCAGTACGTTATCGGACAGGACGATGCTAAAAAAGTAATCTCTGTTGCGGTTTATAATCACTACAAACGTTTGAATCAAAAAGTTGATGAGGATGAGATTGAGATTGAAAAATCAAATTTGATTGTCGTTGGTGAAACAGGTACTGGTAAAACATTATTGGCAAAAACGGTTGCCAAAATTTTAAATGTTCCTTTTAGTATCGTAGATGCGACTGTATTGACAGAAGCGGGTTATGTCGGAGAAGATGTTGAGAGTATTTTAACACGCTTATTACAAGCTGCCGATTATGATGTAGCTGCAGCTGAACGTGGTATCATCTATATTGATGAGATTGATAAGGTCGCTCGTAAGAGTGATAACCCTTCGATTACTAGAGATGTGTCGGGAGAGGGTGTGCAGCAAGCATTGCTTAAAATCTTGGAAGGAACAGTAGTTAATGTACCGCCTCAAGGTGGTCGTAAACACCCTGATCAAAAAATGATTGCCGTAAATACGAGCAACATTTTATTTATCTGCGGTGGCGCATTTGATGGTATTCAAAAGAAAATTGCGAATCGTCTGCGCACACAAACAGTAGGTTATCGCATGAATGAGGATGAAACAGAAATCGATTTAAAAAATCTTTATAAATACATCACCCCTCAGGATTTAAAAAGTTTTGGATTAATTCCAGAATTAATAGGAAGATTACCTGTATTAACGTATTTAAATCCATTGGACAAAGAGACACTATTGAGTATCTTAACAGTACCTAAAAATGCGTTAATCAAACAGTACAGAAAATTATTTGAATACGAAGGAATTGAGTTGAAATTTGATGCAGAGGTTTACAATTTTATTGTTGATAAAGCAGATGAATTTAAACTTGGAGCTCGTGGTTTAAGAAGTATATGCGAGGCTATTATGCTCGACGCAATGTTTGAAATTCCAACATCGAAGGAAAAGACCAATCAAAAAGAATTGCATATCACATTGGAATATGCATTGAAAAAATTTGAAAAGTCGGATATCAAAAAATTGCAAGTCGCTTAA
- the clpP gene encoding ATP-dependent Clp endopeptidase proteolytic subunit ClpP has protein sequence MNIDKNEFRKYAVKHHRIGSQHVDSFIARAQVNTPTNLTPYIVEERQLNVAQMDVFSRLMMDRIIFLGDGINDQVANIIQAQLLFLQSTDAQRDIQIYINSPGGSVYAGLGIYDTMQYIAPDVATICTGIAASMGAVLLVAGAKGKRAALRHSRVMIHQPSGGAQGVASDMEINLREMMKLKEELYTIIADHSGQTYEWVEKSSDRDYWMKASEAKDFGMIDEILLPKKEIIK, from the coding sequence ATGAATATAGATAAAAACGAATTCAGAAAATATGCAGTTAAGCATCATCGAATTGGAAGTCAACATGTTGATAGTTTTATAGCACGTGCGCAAGTAAATACACCTACTAACTTGACTCCTTACATCGTAGAAGAGCGTCAACTAAATGTTGCTCAGATGGATGTATTTTCACGTTTAATGATGGATCGTATTATTTTCTTAGGTGATGGTATCAACGATCAGGTAGCCAACATCATTCAGGCACAATTATTGTTTTTACAATCTACAGATGCACAACGAGATATTCAAATCTACATCAATTCACCAGGTGGTAGTGTATATGCAGGTTTAGGTATTTATGATACCATGCAATATATTGCACCAGATGTAGCCACAATCTGTACAGGTATTGCTGCTTCTATGGGTGCTGTTTTATTAGTTGCGGGCGCTAAAGGTAAACGTGCTGCATTAAGACACTCTCGTGTGATGATCCACCAACCTTCAGGCGGTGCTCAAGGTGTTGCTTCGGATATGGAAATCAATCTACGCGAGATGATGAAATTGAAAGAAGAGCTTTATACCATCATCGCTGATCACTCGGGACAAACTTACGAATGGGTAGAAAAATCTTCTGACCGTGATTATTGGATGAAGGCTTCAGAGGCTAAGGACTTTGGAATGATAGATGAGATTTTACTTCCTAAAAAGGAGATTATTAAATAA
- a CDS encoding type I restriction enzyme HsdR N-terminal domain-containing protein yields the protein MFNPIPLNLPPYPAKLTKENETIFIFDDLRKKKLVLTPEEWVRQHWVHYLHIKKKYPKSLMKIEGGLKLNDLQKRSDLLIYNNRGEKIVLAEFKAPHIKITQATFEQIANYNSIHKIPLLLVSNGLEHYYCKIDFDNKSFIFIEELPNYDQL from the coding sequence ATGTTTAACCCGATTCCGTTAAATTTACCGCCTTATCCAGCGAAATTGACAAAAGAAAATGAAACTATTTTCATTTTTGATGATTTGCGAAAAAAGAAACTTGTTTTAACACCTGAGGAATGGGTACGTCAGCATTGGGTACATTATCTCCATATTAAAAAAAAATACCCAAAATCATTAATGAAAATTGAAGGTGGGTTGAAATTAAACGACTTACAAAAAAGAAGTGATTTATTGATTTATAATAATCGCGGAGAGAAAATAGTATTAGCAGAATTTAAAGCACCACACATAAAGATTACGCAAGCTACTTTTGAACAGATAGCAAACTACAATTCCATCCACAAAATACCACTACTACTCGTGAGTAATGGATTGGAGCATTACTATTGTAAGATAGATTTTGATAATAAATCATTTATATTTATTGAAGAACTCCCAAACTATGATCAACTCTAG
- the holA gene encoding DNA polymerase III subunit delta yields the protein MNISPILADIKKRKFQPVYLLHGEESYFIDVISNALEHTVLNDAQKGFDQTILYGKDTDFSTIVSAARRYPMMSDHQLIIIKEAQDLKWKDDDLLLKYVDQCTATTVLVFDYKYSKFDKRKKLYKAIEKKGLVVESNKLYDDKVAAWVISYIKEQGWSIHPQAAALLSEYLGTELSKIVNELNKLMLNVPKEKEIVVADIEQNIGISKDFNVFELNTALAKRNAFKAYQIIDYFAANPKSNPLVLVLGNMAGYFTKILKYHYIVDKNTAAKELGVHPFFLKEYELAARNYNRRKTFSIIENLKDADLKSKGVQVGSNTNTKDILTELLFNILN from the coding sequence ATGAATATCAGTCCCATTTTAGCAGACATAAAGAAACGAAAATTTCAACCCGTATATTTATTGCACGGTGAAGAGAGTTATTTTATAGATGTCATTAGTAATGCCTTGGAGCATACGGTCCTTAATGATGCACAAAAAGGGTTTGATCAAACCATATTATATGGGAAGGATACTGATTTCTCAACGATTGTAAGTGCTGCTAGGCGCTACCCCATGATGAGCGATCATCAATTGATCATCATCAAAGAAGCTCAGGATCTAAAATGGAAGGACGACGATTTGCTCCTTAAATACGTGGATCAATGTACAGCGACTACTGTATTGGTGTTTGATTATAAGTATAGTAAATTTGATAAGCGCAAAAAACTGTACAAGGCGATTGAAAAAAAAGGCCTTGTTGTTGAATCAAATAAACTTTACGATGATAAGGTAGCCGCTTGGGTTATCTCATATATTAAAGAGCAAGGCTGGAGCATACATCCACAGGCAGCGGCGTTGCTGTCCGAATATTTAGGGACAGAGCTTTCTAAAATCGTGAATGAGCTGAATAAGTTGATGCTCAATGTGCCGAAAGAAAAAGAAATCGTGGTAGCGGATATTGAACAAAATATAGGTATTTCGAAAGATTTTAATGTTTTTGAGCTCAACACCGCATTAGCTAAGCGCAATGCTTTTAAAGCGTATCAGATTATTGATTATTTTGCCGCAAACCCTAAAAGTAATCCTTTAGTACTTGTATTAGGTAATATGGCAGGATACTTTACAAAGATATTAAAATACCATTATATCGTTGACAAAAATACTGCAGCTAAAGAATTGGGAGTACATCCTTTCTTTTTGAAAGAGTATGAACTTGCAGCCCGTAATTACAACAGAAGGAAAACTTTTTCTATTATTGAAAATCTAAAAGATGCTGATCTAAAATCAAAGGGAGTCCAGGTTGGAAGCAATACAAATACCAAAGATATTTTGACAGAGTTGCTCTTTAATATCCTTAATTAG
- a CDS encoding TetR family transcriptional regulator: MEFSEKQLEILHVAENLFSKNGFDGTSVRDIAQEAQVNVAMINYYFGSKDKLLDDLFTYRVEKFKMDESILNLTSPVMEILDEMVSSYIKYMNSSLAIYQIIAIEAGVKRRLMLSDSYKNLKEHNLQVISSIIHRGIETGEFLSGNDPILIHATMMGTFMNFQMNKTFLKSQLNITTDEAYSKYMESTLVIHLQRTIKALLTYAY; encoded by the coding sequence ATGGAATTTAGTGAGAAACAATTAGAAATATTGCATGTTGCAGAGAATCTTTTTTCAAAAAATGGTTTTGATGGGACATCTGTTCGTGACATTGCACAAGAGGCACAGGTCAATGTCGCAATGATCAATTATTATTTTGGGTCTAAGGATAAATTATTGGATGATTTGTTCACCTATCGAGTTGAAAAATTTAAAATGGATGAAAGTATTTTGAACCTCACTTCACCCGTCATGGAAATTCTCGACGAAATGGTCAGTTCGTATATCAAGTATATGAATTCGAGCCTGGCTATTTATCAGATTATTGCTATCGAAGCAGGTGTAAAAAGAAGATTAATGCTATCTGATTCATATAAAAATCTAAAGGAACATAATCTACAAGTTATTTCGAGTATTATTCATCGCGGAATAGAAACTGGAGAATTTTTATCAGGCAATGATCCAATATTAATCCATGCTACGATGATGGGGACCTTCATGAATTTTCAGATGAATAAAACATTTTTAAAATCGCAATTAAATATAACTACAGACGAGGCCTATAGCAAATATATGGAATCTACCCTAGTCATACATTTACAAAGAACGATTAAAGCTTTATTAACATATGCATATTAA
- a CDS encoding TolC family protein has product MHIKIGKLALLLFCLQGSAFAQQNGPLTLQEVIHLAQTQSLEAKATETKIRGRKLELEASKNSLLPDAKLSGQYLAMTSPDVKLQIPLSSSSDPMDIKANQLLLGQASISMPIYTGGKIKNSIAAAGNAVKAEEYTALALKDQLAQRGINLFISLYKAQQTALLMEENIKRAEQRVIDFRAMEANGIIPRNDLLKSELQLSNYKVALQEAEKNKAVLNYELVNFLKLDEGTHISAIQLEDPEVAVKSSDAQIALNNRNELKALQAQHDIAENKVNIEKANALPKIAVSGGYAALDVHNLLTVKNAMNVGVGVSYDIGSLYKNKKNVNIARNQVSQIDENVVIMNDKIKVQVQQANENFQLSVSQNQLYSEAVSQANENYRIVKDKYDNGVADTDDLLEADVQQLQSKINLAISKANTVEKYYDLLLVNGQIATK; this is encoded by the coding sequence ATGCATATTAAAATAGGAAAGTTGGCGCTCTTGCTTTTCTGTCTTCAGGGCTCGGCATTTGCACAGCAAAATGGCCCTCTTACCTTGCAAGAGGTTATCCATCTTGCACAGACACAAAGTTTAGAAGCAAAAGCTACAGAGACAAAAATTAGAGGAAGAAAACTGGAGTTAGAAGCTTCCAAGAATAGTTTGCTCCCTGATGCTAAACTAAGTGGCCAATATTTGGCTATGACCTCACCAGATGTAAAACTGCAAATACCACTGTCTTCTTCTTCAGATCCGATGGATATCAAGGCTAATCAGCTGTTGTTAGGACAGGCTTCCATCAGTATGCCTATCTATACCGGAGGAAAGATTAAAAATAGTATTGCTGCTGCGGGTAATGCTGTAAAGGCTGAAGAATATACAGCATTGGCACTTAAAGATCAATTAGCACAGCGTGGTATCAATTTGTTTATCAGCTTATACAAAGCACAGCAAACAGCGCTTTTAATGGAGGAAAATATAAAAAGAGCCGAGCAACGAGTGATTGATTTCAGAGCCATGGAAGCGAATGGTATTATTCCAAGAAACGACCTTTTAAAATCAGAGCTGCAATTGTCCAATTATAAAGTTGCCTTACAGGAAGCTGAGAAAAATAAAGCGGTGTTAAATTATGAACTGGTTAATTTTCTAAAATTAGATGAGGGTACACATATATCAGCTATACAATTGGAGGATCCTGAAGTTGCTGTAAAATCTTCTGATGCCCAGATTGCACTGAATAATAGAAATGAGTTGAAAGCTCTGCAAGCACAACACGATATTGCTGAAAATAAAGTCAATATCGAAAAGGCTAACGCATTGCCTAAAATTGCTGTATCTGGAGGTTATGCCGCATTAGATGTACATAATTTGTTAACGGTGAAAAATGCCATGAATGTAGGAGTAGGCGTGTCCTATGATATTGGCTCGCTTTATAAAAATAAGAAAAATGTCAATATCGCGCGTAATCAAGTTAGTCAAATTGATGAAAATGTTGTCATTATGAACGATAAAATAAAGGTTCAAGTGCAACAAGCAAATGAAAACTTTCAGCTGTCGGTTTCGCAGAACCAGCTCTATTCTGAAGCTGTTAGTCAAGCAAATGAAAATTATCGAATCGTCAAGGATAAGTATGATAACGGCGTGGCAGATACAGATGATTTATTAGAAGCCGACGTACAGCAATTACAGTCAAAAATTAACTTAGCAATTTCCAAAGCGAATACGGTAGAGAAATATTACGACCTGCTTTTGGTAAATGGACAAATAGCAACAAAATAA
- a CDS encoding HlyD family secretion protein — MENQEEKKPSSKKFAFILIALILVGGGYGGYKYIHGQSHETTDDAQVDKNMNPIIPKVGGYISQVYVKDNDLVKKGDTLFTIDTQDYLISVKEAEAALLGAESSFEVSKADVNATSANVAVSDATVRSNVGSIDAAKIRAEQAQNDFTRYSNLYHNHSITKQQYEQALTAKLEAEKQVEILQQQRNASNSQREAVVSKTNVASKQTLVAQANIERAKAALDAAKLNLSYTVVTASADGQISNVKIRPGQMVNPGAALFYIVDNHETWVVANFKETQMNDIRIGQKVEVIVDAYPSIKFEGEVNSFSPATGSRFSLLPPDNATGNFVKTVQRLPVKILLTNANTADHIALLRSGMNADVDVHLK, encoded by the coding sequence ATGGAAAATCAAGAAGAAAAGAAACCATCGAGTAAAAAGTTCGCCTTCATTCTAATAGCCCTTATTTTAGTTGGGGGTGGTTATGGAGGTTATAAATATATACACGGTCAATCACATGAGACTACAGATGATGCGCAGGTTGATAAAAATATGAACCCCATCATTCCAAAAGTAGGAGGATATATTTCCCAAGTATATGTGAAAGATAATGATCTTGTCAAAAAGGGGGATACCCTTTTTACCATTGACACTCAAGATTATTTAATTTCTGTGAAAGAGGCGGAAGCGGCACTCTTGGGAGCAGAAAGTTCTTTCGAGGTTTCAAAAGCTGATGTTAACGCAACCTCAGCGAATGTTGCTGTTTCCGATGCAACTGTTCGCTCTAACGTCGGAAGTATAGATGCCGCAAAGATTAGAGCCGAACAAGCTCAGAATGATTTTACCCGTTATTCGAACCTATATCATAATCATTCGATCACCAAACAACAATATGAGCAAGCGCTGACAGCAAAGTTAGAAGCAGAGAAGCAAGTGGAGATCTTACAGCAACAACGTAATGCCTCCAACTCGCAACGCGAGGCTGTGGTGAGTAAAACTAATGTAGCAAGTAAGCAGACGTTAGTTGCACAAGCGAATATAGAGCGTGCAAAAGCGGCGCTTGATGCAGCGAAGTTGAACCTTTCGTATACGGTTGTGACTGCCTCTGCAGATGGTCAGATTTCTAATGTAAAAATTAGACCAGGTCAAATGGTTAATCCTGGAGCAGCCTTGTTTTACATAGTCGACAATCATGAAACTTGGGTAGTTGCCAATTTCAAAGAGACACAAATGAATGATATCCGTATTGGACAAAAAGTAGAGGTGATTGTAGATGCATACCCAAGTATTAAGTTTGAAGGTGAAGTGAATTCTTTCTCACCAGCGACAGGGTCTAGATTTTCTTTGTTACCTCCGGACAATGCAACGGGTAACTTTGTGAAAACCGTGCAGCGTCTGCCTGTGAAGATATTATTAACGAATGCTAATACGGCCGATCATATTGCATTATTACGTTCAGGGATGAACGCAGATGTTGATGTCCATTTAAAATAG
- a CDS encoding MDR family MFS transporter, whose translation MTATLDQDSLIEYGYRRVIITIIAVLCALLEIVDTTIVNVALNDMKGTLGATLTDIAWVITAYAIANVIVIPMTSWLSQQFGRKNYFAASIIIFTVSSFFCGNSTNLWELVFFRFIQGMGGGALLVTAQTIITESYPPAKRSMAQAIYGMGVIVGPTLGPPLGGYIVDHFSWPYIFYINVPLGIIAVLLTLSFVRSPKYGEKQAAKDVDWWGMVFLIMFIGSLQYVLEHGQQDDWFSNSTIVVLSVASVLGLLFFVWRELTYDRPIVNLRVLKDKNLQVGVVMSFILGFGLFGSTFVIPIYTQSILGWTATDAGLLLIPSSLMTGAMMPFIGKMIQNGVPQKYMVALGLCIFFGFSFVMYSRLTNDTGAEHMFWPLIFRGVGLGLLFVPVMTLSLSTLSGKSIGEGAAFTGMMRQLGGSFGIALITTFISRFTQAHRVNLLSHLDTTSFEVQQRVNQLQASFIAKGFAPNEALAKAYQLLEGSVTKQATVLSYMDVFLYIGLLFIACVPFVLMIKQGKNKVDTSSLH comes from the coding sequence ATGACAGCTACACTTGATCAAGATAGTCTTATTGAATATGGGTATCGACGTGTCATCATTACCATTATAGCCGTACTTTGTGCTTTATTGGAGATTGTGGATACCACGATTGTTAATGTTGCTCTCAATGATATGAAAGGAACATTGGGTGCTACGTTGACTGATATCGCTTGGGTGATCACTGCATATGCAATCGCAAATGTTATCGTAATCCCCATGACAAGTTGGCTATCGCAGCAATTTGGTCGCAAAAATTACTTTGCTGCCTCCATTATTATTTTTACCGTATCTTCTTTTTTCTGTGGTAATTCGACGAATTTATGGGAACTCGTATTTTTTAGATTTATACAAGGAATGGGAGGCGGGGCACTTTTGGTTACCGCCCAAACCATTATCACTGAAAGCTATCCACCTGCTAAAAGAAGTATGGCACAAGCTATCTATGGGATGGGGGTTATTGTGGGTCCTACTTTAGGGCCACCTTTAGGTGGTTATATCGTCGATCATTTCTCTTGGCCTTATATTTTCTATATCAATGTGCCTTTAGGTATTATTGCGGTTCTCTTGACACTTTCATTTGTTAGAAGTCCAAAATATGGTGAAAAACAAGCTGCAAAAGATGTGGATTGGTGGGGTATGGTATTTCTCATTATGTTCATTGGTTCATTACAATATGTATTGGAACATGGACAACAAGATGATTGGTTTTCTAATAGTACCATTGTTGTGTTATCCGTGGCCTCCGTCTTAGGATTGTTATTTTTTGTGTGGCGAGAGTTGACATATGATCGGCCAATTGTGAATCTTCGCGTTCTAAAAGACAAAAATCTGCAAGTAGGGGTCGTAATGAGTTTTATATTAGGATTTGGTTTATTCGGTTCAACATTTGTAATCCCGATATACACGCAATCCATTCTAGGTTGGACTGCTACAGATGCAGGGTTACTATTGATTCCAAGTTCACTGATGACGGGCGCGATGATGCCTTTTATAGGGAAGATGATTCAAAATGGAGTTCCTCAAAAGTATATGGTAGCGTTAGGTCTATGTATATTCTTTGGTTTTTCATTTGTCATGTACAGCCGATTGACCAATGATACAGGTGCGGAGCATATGTTCTGGCCATTGATATTCAGAGGGGTCGGTTTGGGTCTGTTATTTGTTCCTGTCATGACTTTATCCCTTTCTACTTTGTCGGGTAAAAGCATAGGTGAAGGCGCAGCTTTTACAGGTATGATGCGTCAGCTTGGAGGTTCATTTGGAATTGCATTGATTACCACTTTTATTTCCCGATTCACGCAGGCGCACCGTGTCAATTTGCTCTCGCATCTGGATACCACGAGTTTCGAAGTGCAGCAGCGAGTTAACCAGCTTCAAGCCAGCTTTATTGCTAAAGGATTTGCTCCTAATGAAGCATTAGCAAAGGCCTATCAGCTATTGGAAGGTTCTGTGACAAAGCAAGCAACTGTATTGTCGTATATGGATGTGTTCCTATATATTGGGTTATTATTTATCGCTTGTGTCCCTTTTGTTCTAATGATTAAACAAGGGAAGAATAAAGTGGATACGTCGAGTTTACATTAA
- a CDS encoding membrane protein: protein MKLLLILFTAFFISLVGTKLVYGFWDFSFAGNLGMSVFIIFTGLSHFKFQKGMTMMMPDFMPAKLFFVYLTGVLEIAAGIGLMIPSLRTITAVLLIIFFIVVFIANVNSSKKMINMFKADYTGPGMNYLYAQRLPMQLILIAWVWYFGLYIK from the coding sequence ATGAAATTATTACTTATTCTTTTTACGGCATTTTTCATTTCTTTAGTAGGTACAAAATTAGTATATGGTTTTTGGGACTTCTCGTTCGCCGGAAATCTAGGGATGTCTGTCTTTATCATTTTTACAGGATTGTCGCACTTTAAGTTTCAAAAGGGGATGACCATGATGATGCCCGATTTTATGCCTGCAAAGTTGTTTTTTGTTTACTTAACGGGAGTTTTGGAAATTGCTGCGGGTATTGGGCTAATGATACCATCATTACGTACTATTACAGCCGTATTGTTGATTATTTTCTTTATCGTTGTTTTTATAGCAAATGTAAATTCCTCAAAAAAGATGATCAATATGTTTAAGGCAGATTATACTGGCCCGGGCATGAATTATCTTTACGCGCAAAGACTTCCTATGCAGCTTATTTTGATTGCGTGGGTCTGGTATTTTGGGCTATACATAAAATAA